Proteins from a single region of Drosophila biarmipes strain raj3 chromosome 3R, RU_DBia_V1.1, whole genome shotgun sequence:
- the LOC108027318 gene encoding putative epidermal cell surface receptor isoform X1, which yields MQTCRRRKASGDSATIMWSRMCLATLCGLLLLGIQIERAASAPAGEDAAATTMPPLDATTDAPDGAATTTPAPPSTPATSTIAVEQSSNISSTTSEAADGSTTSTSTTTTTTEAANKSNADESEFTTILPVPSSLPVETSMRSTSIEPITSTEPTTTPRQEAEGPDQHPVFSNTEPDQSHIQHIPLRDEHAESSGDATTEMLREQQQEQDQQQNELNQISNEQDDVVKDLNNFRHPATLITASNSNSEENVEIESDKQVETTTAAAATTSAAATATGTPATGTPATSNSSTEATVQTEREEDPYHVHILSENHDRLAEHEDYQMLSTSTEESSPATSTSTSTTTESGIAAGIVVSQENKATAEPSTATESTSTSTTTAATSSTSRARAMHMNEPENEAATTITPDSESGPVINIVEGQHMLQQEEEKKDEEVVVKESESSSTTEASTTTTEPSPFVAFAGEGRSAGGGDDVELFLHHNASTHEQLMDLSDVSMDGDQNESSSSTTTSTTTTSTTSTTTTAQPETEMPKIVEITASGDTMQRECLADNKSYKHGELMERECDERCTCNRGDWMCEPRCKGLSYPRGSQRSMANPNCLEKVVEEDECCRVMECSEPLLEPTVVATEGAAPSTERTPEASVTLPPSEDEAAPKPRSDCHYMGGVYKFRERLEIGCEQICHCAEGGVMDCRPRCPERNHTRLDKCVYVKDPKDVCCQLELCDVTLDDHEQQPTPLQSNNSEDPEEPNPYGFQEQAREAGGAKPTCNFKGSEYEVGQQFRDGCEQLCICNEQGIHCAKLECPSNFGLDVQDPHCIRWEPVPADFKPSPPNCCPESMRCVDNGTCTYQGVQIENWSPVPANLTGCDQHCYCENGRVECRAACPPVPALPPADLPCHPALARLLPIPDDECCKHWSCAPQIPKIGAAGHDEEQEASTHSSIPADETTTTTATANVSTNTPGKVPQIKKDEDKKSSPAGAFYPTLDGKPPKSIGGLGIFEKPEKPEKSHKKVQHQQHQHQQQEQQQHQNDVIFDGDRTEEQEGPLPPNGGFVPFQFGHQHPHQQHLGPYGFYNPVKPVYEDYNPYEPYDVNPNGTPQGKPPPVPTSQSDLFNILGSDQPAQQKHPGHPGPPIHPGQTQKDNHNLGPQVRIEQILQHLQQTVPGGPPPPPHQQQQQQQQPHAPQQHPGHYVPIVHSGVPPPPPGHGIAIVDGQAVAYESYPVIPGLGVPPHHPPQHPTTPQQHLQQTILPSSSTSSGLSTQASEHSLHQNQDKLSKQQQSGASNLQPDIEVHTLEAIDPRSIRIVFTVPQVYVNLHGRVELRYSNGPSNDTSTWEQQIFAPPEDLIATSQMEFDLPSLEPNSLYKVKITLILRDLNSQPTSSVYTVKTPPERTITPPPPFTDYRPDFQDIFKNVEDPELTVSETNSSWLQLTWKKLGDDQMEYVDGVQLRYKELTGMIYSSSPLIHRTLTSYTIQNLQPDTGYEIGLFYIPLAGHGAELRAGHMIKVRTAQKVDVYGFDVTVNVTKVKTQSVEISWNGVPYPEDKFVHIYRAIYQSDAGKEDSSVFKVAKRDSTTGTLIMDLKPGTKYRLWLEMYLTNGNTKKSNVVNFITKPGGPATPGKTGKLLTAGTDQPVGDYYGPLVVVSVIAALAIMSTLALLLIITRRRVHQTASITPPRKSDAAYDNPSYKVEIQQETMNL from the exons AGTTCACCACAATTTTGCCGGTGCCGAGCAGCCTGCCAGTCGAGACCAGCATGCGATCGACGAGCATTGAGCCCATCACCTCCACGGAGCCCACGACAACGCCCCGCCAGGAGGCCGAGGGACCCGACCAGCATCCGGTCTTCTCCAACACGGAACCAGACCAGAGCCACATCCAGCACATTCCCCTGCGGGATGAGCACGCGGAGAGCAGTGGCGATGCCACCACCGAGATGCtgcgggagcagcagcaggagcaggatcaGCAGCAGAACGAGCTGAATCAGATCTCCAACGAGCAGGACGACGTGGTCAAGGATCTCAACAATTTCAGACATCCGGCCACACTCATAAcggccagcaacagcaacagcgagGAGAACGTCGAAATCGAAAGTGACAAACAAGTTGAGACAacgacggcagcagcagcaacaacaagcgctgcagcaacagcaacaggtACACCAGCAACAGGTACGCCAGCAACATCCAACAGTTCGACAGAGGCCACCGTCCAGACCGAGCGCGAAGAAGATCCCTATCATGTGCATATACTGTCCGAGAATCATGATCGCCTGGCCGAACACGAAGATTATCAAATGCTCTCGACCAGCACCGAGGAGTCGTCCCCAGCAACTtccaccagcaccagcaccaccacagAGTCGGGAATTGCGGCGGGTATTGTTGTCAGCCAGGAGAACAAGGCAACCGCTGAGCCATCAACTGCAACCGAGTcaacatccacatccacaacGACAGCAGCCACTTCGTCCACATCGCGAGCACGCGCCATGCATATGAATGAGCCAGAAAATGAAGCGGCCACCACAATAACGCCGGACAGCGAGTCGGGACCAGTGATTAACATTGTTGAAGGACAACACATGctgcagcaggaggaggagaagaagGACGAGGAGGTGGTGGTCAAGGAGTCGGAGAGCAGCTCCACCACCGAAGCCtcgaccaccaccaccgaGCCTTCGCCATTCGTGGCCTTCGCCGGCGAGGGACGTTCGGCGGGTGGTGGCGATGACGTGGAGCTGTTCCTGCACCACAATGCCAGTACCCACGAACAGCTCATGGACCTTAGCGATGTCAGCATGGATGGGGACCAGAacgagagcagcagcagcaccaccaccagcacaaCCACAACTAGCACCACTTCCACCACGACCACTGCTCagccggaaacggaaatgccGAAAATCGTGGAAATCACCGCCAGCGGAGATACCATGCAGCGCGAATGCCTGGCCGACAACAAGAGCTACAAG CACGGCGAGCTGATGGAGCGGGAGTGCGACGAGCGGTGCACCTGCAACCGCGGCGACTGGATGTGCGAGCCCAGGTGCAAGGGACTGAGCTATCCCCGCGGCAGCCAGCGCAGCATGGCCAATCCCAACTGCCTCGAGAAGGTGGTGGAGGAGGACGAGTGCTGCCGGGTGATGGAATGCAGTGAGCCGCTGCTGGAGCCCACGGTGGTGGCCACTGAAGGTGCCGCACCTTCCACTGAGAGAACACCAGAGGCTTCTGTGACCCTGCCCCCGAGCGAAGATGAAG CCGCGCCAAAGCCGCGAAGTGATTGCCACTATATGGGGGGTGTCTACAAGTTCCGGGAGCGTCTGGAGATAGGGTGCGAGCAGATCTGTCACTGCGCCGAGGGAGGCGTCATGGATTGCAGGCCGCGATGCCCGGAGCGAAATCACACGCGGTTGGACAAGTGTGTGTATGTGAAGGATCCCAAGGACGTCTGCTGCCAGCTGGAGCTGTGCGATGTCACTCTGGACGATCATGAACAGCAGCCCACCCCGCTGCAGAGCAACAACAGCGAAGATCCCGAGGAGCCCAATCCCTACGGCTTCCAGGAGCAGGCTCGCGAGGCCGGAGGGGCAAAGCCCACTTGCAACTTCAAGGGTTCCGAGTACGAAGTGGGCCAGCAGTTCCGCGATGGCTGCGAGCAGTTGTGCATTTGCAATGAGCAGGGCATCCACTGTGCCAAGCTGGAGTGCCCCTCGAACTTCGGCCTGGATGTCCAGGATCCGCACTGCATCCGCTGGGAGCCGGTTCCGGCGGACTTCAAGCCCTCGCCGCCGAACTGCTGCCCCGAGAGCATGCGGTGCGTGGACAATGGCACGTGTACCTACCAAGGTGTCCAGATCGAGAACTGGTCGCCTGTGCCCGCCAACTTGACAG GCTGCGATCAGCATTGCTATTGCGAAAATGGACGCGTGGAGTGTCGAGCGGCATGTCCGCCAGTTCCCGCACTTCCTCCGGCTGATTTGCCGTGCCATCCGGCCTTGGCCCGTCTGCTGCCCATTCCCGATGACGAGTGCTGCAAGCACTGGTCGTGTGCCCCCCAAATCCCGAAAATCGGAGCTGCGGGACACGACGAAGAGCAGGAAGCCTCAACGCATTCATCAATCCCAGCAGATG AAACCACAACAACGACAGCGACAGCAAATGTTTCGACCAATACGCCTGGCAAAGTGCCTCAAATCAAGAAGGATGAGGATAAAAAGTCATCCCCAGCTGGCGCCTTTTATCCCACCCTGGATGGCAAGCCACCCAAGTCAATTGGCGGTCTGGGAATCTTTGAGAAGCCGGAGAAACCCGAAAAGAGTCACAAGAAGGTGCAGCATcaacagcaccagcaccagcaacaggagcagcagcaacaccagaaTGATGTCATTTTCGACGGTGATCGCACCGAGGAGCAGGAAGGACCCTTGCCACCGAATGGAGGATTTGTGCCCTTCCAATTCGGCCACCAGCATCCGCATCAGCAACACCTTGGACCCTATGGTTTCTACAATCCAGTGAAGCCCGTCTACGAGGACTACAATCCCTATGAGCCGTACGATGTCAATCCAAATGGTACACCTCAGGGTAAACCGCCACCAGTGCCCACTAGTCAGTCCGATTTGTTCAACATACTGGGTTCTGATCAACCTGCACAACAGAAACATCCCGGTCATCCTGGACCTCCAATTCATCCTGGACAAACGCAAAAAGACAATCACAATCTGGGTCCCCAAGTGAGAATCGAGCAGATACTGCAGCACCTGCAGCAAACTGTTCCCGGTGGACCACCACCTCCGccgcaccagcagcaacagcagcagcaacagccacatGCGCCGCAGCAACATCCCGGTCACTATGTGCCCATCGTGCACAGTGGagtgccgccgccgccaccaggACATGGCATTGCCATTGTCGATGGGCAGGCAGTGGCCTACGAAAGCTACCCGGTGATCCCGGGATTGGGAGTCCCACCCCACCACCCGCCGCAACATCCGACGACACCGCAGCAACACCTGCAGCAGACAATCCTGCCCAGCTCTAGCACTTCCTCGGGACTCTCCACGCAGGCCAGCGAGCACAGTCTGCACCAGAATCAGGACAAGCTGtccaagcagcagcagtcag GAGCTAGCAACCTACAGCCCGACATCGAAGTTCATACTCTGGAGGCAATCGATCCCCGATCCATCCGCATCGTCTTCACCGTTCCCCAGGTCTATGTGAACCTCCATGGACGCGTGGAGCTGCGCTACTCGAATGGACCTAGCAACGATACCTCCACTTGGGAGCAACAGATCTTCGCACCGCCCGAGGACCTTATTGCCACCTCCCAGATGGAATTCGATCTGCCCAGCCTTGAACCGAACTCCCTGTACAAGGTGAAGATCACCCTGATCCTTCGCGACCTCAACTCGCAGCCCACAAGCAGTGTGTACACCGTGAAGACGCCTCCCGAGAGAACCATCACGCCTCCTCCTCCGTTCACCGACTACAGGCCAGACTTCCAGGACATCTTCAAGAACGTTGAGGATCCCGAACTGACGGTCAGCGAAACGAATTCCAGCTGGTTGCAGTTGACGTGGAAGAAACTGGGTGACGACCAGATGGAATATGTCGACGGAGTTCAGCTGCGCTACAAGGAGCTGACGGGCATGATATACTCCTCATCCCCGCTGATCCATCGCACCCTGACCAGCTACACCATCCAGAACCTCCAGCCTGATACAGGCTACGAGATCGGACTCTTCTACATTCCATTGGCCGGACACGGAGCGGAGTTGCGCGCCGGACACATGATCAAGGTGCGAACCGCCCAGAAGGTTGACGTGTACGGCTTCGATGTCACCGTTAACGTTACCAAAGTCAAGACCCAGAGTGTGGAGATCTCGTGGAACGGAGTGCCCTATCCGGAGGACAAGTTCGTGCACATTTACCGGGCCATCTACCAGAGCGACGCTGGCAAGGAGGACTCCAGCGTTTTCAAGGTGGCCAAGCGGGACAGCACCACTGGTACCCTGATCATGGACCTCAAGCCAGGCACCAAGTACCGCCTCTGGCTGGAGATGTACCTGACCAACGGCAACACCAAGAAGAGCAATGTGGTCAACTTCATTACGAAGCCAGGTGGTCCAGCCACCCCAGGCAAGACTG gcaAACTTTTGACCGCGGGTACGGACCAGCCCGTGGGCGACTACTACGGCCCTCTTGTGGTGGTGTCAGTGATCGCCGCTTTGGCGATCATGTCCACCCTGGCCCTGCTACTGATCATCACCAGGAGACGAGTGCACCAAACGGCGTCCATCACGCCCCCACGAAAGAGCGACGCTGCCTACGATAATCCCTCATACAAGGTGGAGATCCAACAGGAGACTATGA ATCTGTAA
- the LOC108027318 gene encoding putative epidermal cell surface receptor isoform X2: MQTCRRRKASGDSATIMWSRMCLATLCGLLLLGIQIERAASAPAGEDAAATTMPPLDATTDAPDGAATTTPAPPSTPATSTIAVEQSSNISSTTSEAADGSTTSTSTTTTTTEAANKSNADESEFTTILPVPSSLPVETSMRSTSIEPITSTEPTTTPRQEAEGPDQHPVFSNTEPDQSHIQHIPLRDEHAESSGDATTEMLREQQQEQDQQQNELNQISNEQDDVVKDLNNFRHPATLITASNSNSEENVEIESDKQVETTTAAAATTSAAATATGTPATGTPATSNSSTEATVQTEREEDPYHVHILSENHDRLAEHEDYQMLSTSTEESSPATSTSTSTTTESGIAAGIVVSQENKATAEPSTATESTSTSTTTAATSSTSRARAMHMNEPENEAATTITPDSESGPVINIVEGQHMLQQEEEKKDEEVVVKESESSSTTEASTTTTEPSPFVAFAGEGRSAGGGDDVELFLHHNASTHEQLMDLSDVSMDGDQNESSSSTTTSTTTTSTTSTTTTAQPETEMPKIVEITASGDTMQRECLADNKSYKHGELMERECDERCTCNRGDWMCEPRCKGLSYPRGSQRSMANPNCLEKVVEEDECCRVMECSEPLLEPTVVATEGAAPSTERTPEASVTLPPSEDEAAPKPRSDCHYMGGVYKFRERLEIGCEQICHCAEGGVMDCRPRCPERNHTRLDKCVYVKDPKDVCCQLELCDVTLDDHEQQPTPLQSNNSEDPEEPNPYGFQEQAREAGGAKPTCNFKGSEYEVGQQFRDGCEQLCICNEQGIHCAKLECPSNFGLDVQDPHCIRWEPVPADFKPSPPNCCPESMRCVDNGTCTYQGVQIENWSPVPANLTGCDQHCYCENGRVECRAACPPVPALPPADLPCHPALARLLPIPDDECCKHWSCAPQIPKIGAAGHDEEQEASTHSSIPADGASNLQPDIEVHTLEAIDPRSIRIVFTVPQVYVNLHGRVELRYSNGPSNDTSTWEQQIFAPPEDLIATSQMEFDLPSLEPNSLYKVKITLILRDLNSQPTSSVYTVKTPPERTITPPPPFTDYRPDFQDIFKNVEDPELTVSETNSSWLQLTWKKLGDDQMEYVDGVQLRYKELTGMIYSSSPLIHRTLTSYTIQNLQPDTGYEIGLFYIPLAGHGAELRAGHMIKVRTAQKVDVYGFDVTVNVTKVKTQSVEISWNGVPYPEDKFVHIYRAIYQSDAGKEDSSVFKVAKRDSTTGTLIMDLKPGTKYRLWLEMYLTNGNTKKSNVVNFITKPGGPATPGKTGKLLTAGTDQPVGDYYGPLVVVSVIAALAIMSTLALLLIITRRRVHQTASITPPRKSDAAYDNPSYKVEIQQETMNL; the protein is encoded by the exons AGTTCACCACAATTTTGCCGGTGCCGAGCAGCCTGCCAGTCGAGACCAGCATGCGATCGACGAGCATTGAGCCCATCACCTCCACGGAGCCCACGACAACGCCCCGCCAGGAGGCCGAGGGACCCGACCAGCATCCGGTCTTCTCCAACACGGAACCAGACCAGAGCCACATCCAGCACATTCCCCTGCGGGATGAGCACGCGGAGAGCAGTGGCGATGCCACCACCGAGATGCtgcgggagcagcagcaggagcaggatcaGCAGCAGAACGAGCTGAATCAGATCTCCAACGAGCAGGACGACGTGGTCAAGGATCTCAACAATTTCAGACATCCGGCCACACTCATAAcggccagcaacagcaacagcgagGAGAACGTCGAAATCGAAAGTGACAAACAAGTTGAGACAacgacggcagcagcagcaacaacaagcgctgcagcaacagcaacaggtACACCAGCAACAGGTACGCCAGCAACATCCAACAGTTCGACAGAGGCCACCGTCCAGACCGAGCGCGAAGAAGATCCCTATCATGTGCATATACTGTCCGAGAATCATGATCGCCTGGCCGAACACGAAGATTATCAAATGCTCTCGACCAGCACCGAGGAGTCGTCCCCAGCAACTtccaccagcaccagcaccaccacagAGTCGGGAATTGCGGCGGGTATTGTTGTCAGCCAGGAGAACAAGGCAACCGCTGAGCCATCAACTGCAACCGAGTcaacatccacatccacaacGACAGCAGCCACTTCGTCCACATCGCGAGCACGCGCCATGCATATGAATGAGCCAGAAAATGAAGCGGCCACCACAATAACGCCGGACAGCGAGTCGGGACCAGTGATTAACATTGTTGAAGGACAACACATGctgcagcaggaggaggagaagaagGACGAGGAGGTGGTGGTCAAGGAGTCGGAGAGCAGCTCCACCACCGAAGCCtcgaccaccaccaccgaGCCTTCGCCATTCGTGGCCTTCGCCGGCGAGGGACGTTCGGCGGGTGGTGGCGATGACGTGGAGCTGTTCCTGCACCACAATGCCAGTACCCACGAACAGCTCATGGACCTTAGCGATGTCAGCATGGATGGGGACCAGAacgagagcagcagcagcaccaccaccagcacaaCCACAACTAGCACCACTTCCACCACGACCACTGCTCagccggaaacggaaatgccGAAAATCGTGGAAATCACCGCCAGCGGAGATACCATGCAGCGCGAATGCCTGGCCGACAACAAGAGCTACAAG CACGGCGAGCTGATGGAGCGGGAGTGCGACGAGCGGTGCACCTGCAACCGCGGCGACTGGATGTGCGAGCCCAGGTGCAAGGGACTGAGCTATCCCCGCGGCAGCCAGCGCAGCATGGCCAATCCCAACTGCCTCGAGAAGGTGGTGGAGGAGGACGAGTGCTGCCGGGTGATGGAATGCAGTGAGCCGCTGCTGGAGCCCACGGTGGTGGCCACTGAAGGTGCCGCACCTTCCACTGAGAGAACACCAGAGGCTTCTGTGACCCTGCCCCCGAGCGAAGATGAAG CCGCGCCAAAGCCGCGAAGTGATTGCCACTATATGGGGGGTGTCTACAAGTTCCGGGAGCGTCTGGAGATAGGGTGCGAGCAGATCTGTCACTGCGCCGAGGGAGGCGTCATGGATTGCAGGCCGCGATGCCCGGAGCGAAATCACACGCGGTTGGACAAGTGTGTGTATGTGAAGGATCCCAAGGACGTCTGCTGCCAGCTGGAGCTGTGCGATGTCACTCTGGACGATCATGAACAGCAGCCCACCCCGCTGCAGAGCAACAACAGCGAAGATCCCGAGGAGCCCAATCCCTACGGCTTCCAGGAGCAGGCTCGCGAGGCCGGAGGGGCAAAGCCCACTTGCAACTTCAAGGGTTCCGAGTACGAAGTGGGCCAGCAGTTCCGCGATGGCTGCGAGCAGTTGTGCATTTGCAATGAGCAGGGCATCCACTGTGCCAAGCTGGAGTGCCCCTCGAACTTCGGCCTGGATGTCCAGGATCCGCACTGCATCCGCTGGGAGCCGGTTCCGGCGGACTTCAAGCCCTCGCCGCCGAACTGCTGCCCCGAGAGCATGCGGTGCGTGGACAATGGCACGTGTACCTACCAAGGTGTCCAGATCGAGAACTGGTCGCCTGTGCCCGCCAACTTGACAG GCTGCGATCAGCATTGCTATTGCGAAAATGGACGCGTGGAGTGTCGAGCGGCATGTCCGCCAGTTCCCGCACTTCCTCCGGCTGATTTGCCGTGCCATCCGGCCTTGGCCCGTCTGCTGCCCATTCCCGATGACGAGTGCTGCAAGCACTGGTCGTGTGCCCCCCAAATCCCGAAAATCGGAGCTGCGGGACACGACGAAGAGCAGGAAGCCTCAACGCATTCATCAATCCCAGCAGATG GAGCTAGCAACCTACAGCCCGACATCGAAGTTCATACTCTGGAGGCAATCGATCCCCGATCCATCCGCATCGTCTTCACCGTTCCCCAGGTCTATGTGAACCTCCATGGACGCGTGGAGCTGCGCTACTCGAATGGACCTAGCAACGATACCTCCACTTGGGAGCAACAGATCTTCGCACCGCCCGAGGACCTTATTGCCACCTCCCAGATGGAATTCGATCTGCCCAGCCTTGAACCGAACTCCCTGTACAAGGTGAAGATCACCCTGATCCTTCGCGACCTCAACTCGCAGCCCACAAGCAGTGTGTACACCGTGAAGACGCCTCCCGAGAGAACCATCACGCCTCCTCCTCCGTTCACCGACTACAGGCCAGACTTCCAGGACATCTTCAAGAACGTTGAGGATCCCGAACTGACGGTCAGCGAAACGAATTCCAGCTGGTTGCAGTTGACGTGGAAGAAACTGGGTGACGACCAGATGGAATATGTCGACGGAGTTCAGCTGCGCTACAAGGAGCTGACGGGCATGATATACTCCTCATCCCCGCTGATCCATCGCACCCTGACCAGCTACACCATCCAGAACCTCCAGCCTGATACAGGCTACGAGATCGGACTCTTCTACATTCCATTGGCCGGACACGGAGCGGAGTTGCGCGCCGGACACATGATCAAGGTGCGAACCGCCCAGAAGGTTGACGTGTACGGCTTCGATGTCACCGTTAACGTTACCAAAGTCAAGACCCAGAGTGTGGAGATCTCGTGGAACGGAGTGCCCTATCCGGAGGACAAGTTCGTGCACATTTACCGGGCCATCTACCAGAGCGACGCTGGCAAGGAGGACTCCAGCGTTTTCAAGGTGGCCAAGCGGGACAGCACCACTGGTACCCTGATCATGGACCTCAAGCCAGGCACCAAGTACCGCCTCTGGCTGGAGATGTACCTGACCAACGGCAACACCAAGAAGAGCAATGTGGTCAACTTCATTACGAAGCCAGGTGGTCCAGCCACCCCAGGCAAGACTG gcaAACTTTTGACCGCGGGTACGGACCAGCCCGTGGGCGACTACTACGGCCCTCTTGTGGTGGTGTCAGTGATCGCCGCTTTGGCGATCATGTCCACCCTGGCCCTGCTACTGATCATCACCAGGAGACGAGTGCACCAAACGGCGTCCATCACGCCCCCACGAAAGAGCGACGCTGCCTACGATAATCCCTCATACAAGGTGGAGATCCAACAGGAGACTATGA ATCTGTAA
- the LOC108027383 gene encoding protein SHQ1 homolog → MLNGQIAHSYLENSCTLLIPRPPAANQLLKSSQPAAAAAASSAVEEHGHGAGSGVAGAEALHVDRIRNCDIFVDAHDLYFYADVKLYKFHSRRTFDLRELKTLLIKYNTTENHYQICLRCLPLTAAAQEGSGGERGGGGTGDAPKAKSGRKDYIATFLHLPTLADATRAHLPDKEPLVQEWKLKRITDQCQLQLDGHERTYKLTNNFSYGYASKYSGPLDTSELDRATCRVSEPHRMSPIQRRQERVVDEMKRFSREQYKMNFVELQVPSGHQNPLRYKPKIYETSMTQEQAHLLHNISREQAREQQPYDILRQNEIDCGLISILLAICYDVRTTNNEATCESGWTRSILCPLYCYFEQFDNYRDVLVAFLRRMITYPLYRNFELGRQCVRDAIEVLKGGRNWLINQLLLTHQQFSSGEPSRDSFNTFYLEDYIRYVTSPSACSDEHLRLLARNLKNVLMDVNKQHLGLGVTEIETELIKELMQEMRIEAGSDGSSPQQQGHGDDELDLDNDTSGQEDETTTDDDSVITDSFDSMDMDMRLIENEIAYEDDEEDEEDDDEDEDGDGADDDDDESSSSTTTSSEAEGNSVIEQCSNSETAASISTSTK, encoded by the exons atGTTGAATGGACAGATTGCACACAGTTATCTGGAGAACTCGTGCACGCTGCTGATACCCCGCCCGCCTGCCGCCAACCAGCTCTTAAAGTCGTCCcaaccagcagcagctgctgctgcttcttccgCCGTCGAGGAGCATGGTCATGGGGCGGGATCGGGGGTGGCAGGCGCGGAGGCGTTGCATGTGGATCGCATAAGGAACTGCGATATATTCGTCGACGCGCACGATCTTTACTTTTACGCAGACGTCAAGCTGTACAA ATTCCACAGCCGCCGCACTTTCGACCTGCGGGAGCTGAAGACGCTGCTGATAAAGTACAACACGACGGAGAATCACTACCAGATCTGCCTGCGTTGTCTTCCCCTTACAGCGGCCGCACAGGAAGGATCAGGGGGAGAAAGAGGAGGCGGTGGCACGGGCGATGCGCCCAAGGCGAAGAGCGGTCGAAAGGACTATATAGCCACCTTCCTGCATCTGCCCACGCTGGCCGACGCTACCAGAGCCCATTTGCCGGACAAGGAGCCCCTAGTCCAGGAATGGAAACTTAAACGCATCACCGATCAGTGCCAACTGCAGCTCGACGGCCACGAGCGCACCTACAAGCTTACCAACAACTTCAGCTACGGCTACGCCAGCAAATACAGCGGTCCGCTGGACACGAGTGAG CTGGACAGAGCTACTTGTCGCGTGTCGGAGCCGCACCGCATGAGTCCGATCCAAAGGCGACAGGAGCGCGTGGTAGACGAGATGAAGCGCTTCTCGCGCGAACAGTACAAAATGAACTTTGTCGAGCTACAGGTTCCGTCCGGTCACCAGAATCCTTTGCGCTATAAGCCGAAAATCTACGAAACTTCCATGACCCAGGAGCAGGCGCATCTGCTGCACAACATCAGCAGGGAGCAGGCGCGGGAGCAGCAGCCGTACGACATCCTGCGCCAGAACGAGATCGATTGCGGACTAATCAGCATTCTACTGGCCATATGCTACGATGTGCGGACGACCAACAATGAGGCGACGTGTGAATCGGGTTGGACCCGCAGCATCCTCTGCCCGCTATATTGCTACTTTGAGCAGTTCGACAATTACCGAGACGTGTTGGTGGCCTTTCTTCGGCGAATGATAACCTACCCGCTGTACCGCAATTTCGAGCTTGGCCGCCAATGTGTGCGGGATGCCATCGAAGTGTTAAAGGGCGGTCGTAATTGGCTGATCAACCAGCTGCTGCTGACACACCAACAGTTCAGCAGCGGGGAGCCCAGTCGTGATAGTTTCAACACCTTCTACTTGGAGGACTACATCAGATATGTGACCAGTCCGAGTGCCTGCAGCGACGAGCATTTGCGTTTGCTGGCCCGCAACCTTAAGAACGTGCTGATGGACGTGAACAAGCAACATCTGGGCCTGGGAGTGACCGAGATTGAGACTGAGCTTATCAAAGAGCTGATGCAGGAAATGCGCATTGAAGCGGGCAGTGATGGATCatcgccgcagcagcaggGTCATGGCGATGATGAGCTTGACCTTGATAACGACACGTCCGGGCAGGAGGACGAGACAACGACTGATGATGACAGTGTCATAACCGACTCCTTCGACAGTATGGACATGGACATGCGATTGATCGAGAACGAAATTGCGTATGAGGATGACGAGGAGGACGAAGAGGACGAtgacgaggatgaggatggGGACGGGgctgatgacgatgacgacgaaAGCAGTtcctccaccaccaccagtAGTGAGGCGGAAGGTAACAGCGTCATCGAGCAGTGCAGCAACAGTGAAACCGCCGCCAGCATCAGCACTAGCACCAAGTAA